A single Magnetospirillum sp. WYHS-4 DNA region contains:
- a CDS encoding HyaD/HybD family hydrogenase maturation endopeptidase: MKEKVLVLGVGNILLGDEGVGVRIVEELERRFRLPPEVTALDGGTSGMDLLNPISDCQVLIIADAVRTGASPGTVVRLDGDEVPALFRSKLSPHQVGISDVLAAAALTERVPGRIILFGVVPENLDLGLDLSDLIAPLVGTVVGLIADELRSLGHRLEAA, translated from the coding sequence ATGAAGGAAAAAGTCCTTGTGCTGGGCGTCGGCAACATCCTCCTCGGGGACGAGGGGGTGGGAGTGCGCATCGTCGAGGAACTGGAACGCCGGTTCCGCCTGCCGCCCGAGGTGACGGCGCTGGACGGCGGGACCTCGGGCATGGACCTGCTCAATCCCATATCGGACTGCCAGGTCCTCATCATCGCCGACGCGGTGCGCACCGGCGCTTCGCCCGGCACCGTGGTGCGCCTGGACGGCGACGAGGTGCCCGCCCTGTTCCGTTCCAAGCTGTCGCCCCATCAGGTGGGGATATCGGACGTGCTGGCGGCCGCCGCGCTTACCGAACGGGTGCCTGGCCGCATCATTCTGTTCGGCGTGGTGCCGGAAAACCTGGACCTGGGCCTCGACCTGTCGGACCTGATCGCCCCTCTGGTCGGGACGGTGGTCGGCCTGATCGCCGACGAATTGCGGTCCCTGGGCCACCGGCTGGAGGCCGCATGA
- a CDS encoding nickel-dependent hydrogenase large subunit, which produces MRITIDPITRIEGHLRIDCEVDGGKVVNAWSSGQMWRGIEQILLGRDPRDAWAITQRICGVCTTVHAITSVRAVENALKMDIPLNAQYIRNMIMAAHAIHDHIVHFYHLSALDWVDIVSALDADPKKTAQLAESLSSWRLNSVHEMTAVQERLKKFVASGQLGIFANGYWGHPAMKLPPEVNLLAAAHYLQALDVQRKANEIVTILGSKTPHIQNVAVGGVANAINLDSQSALNMERLYHIKTIIDQLGDFIGNAYLVDVAAVGANYPEWTTYGAGITNYLSVPDMPLDTKGTKFELPGGFIEGGDIANFKPIANYQDKYFEGGVKESVKHSWYQGGKGALHPYQGETVPQYTDFEDNGKYSWVKSPTFYDKRAQVGPLANVLCMYAAGHEPTKRYLTKVIDTVSALLGSPLPLAALHSTIGRHAARAVRCAVLHEALNNQWNLLVQNLGKGDLAIFNPPSFPKGEVRGFGYHEAPRGTLSHWCVIEAGKIKNYQCVVPTTWNAGPRDENDAIGPYEASLMDNPIANPELPLEVLRTVHSFDPCLACAIHLTDTRTDKAIAVKVL; this is translated from the coding sequence AGAATCACCATCGATCCCATCACCCGCATCGAAGGCCATCTCCGCATCGACTGCGAGGTGGACGGCGGCAAGGTCGTCAACGCCTGGTCCTCGGGCCAGATGTGGCGCGGCATCGAGCAGATCCTGCTGGGCCGCGACCCGCGCGACGCCTGGGCGATCACCCAGCGCATCTGCGGCGTCTGCACCACGGTGCATGCCATCACCTCGGTGCGGGCGGTGGAAAACGCGCTCAAGATGGACATCCCGCTGAACGCCCAGTACATCCGCAACATGATCATGGCGGCGCATGCCATCCATGACCATATCGTGCATTTCTACCACCTGTCGGCGCTGGACTGGGTGGACATCGTCTCGGCGCTGGACGCCGATCCGAAGAAGACCGCGCAATTGGCGGAAAGCCTTTCTTCCTGGCGGCTCAACAGCGTGCACGAGATGACGGCGGTGCAGGAACGTCTGAAGAAGTTCGTCGCCTCGGGCCAGTTGGGCATCTTCGCCAACGGCTACTGGGGCCATCCGGCGATGAAGCTGCCGCCCGAGGTCAACCTGCTGGCGGCGGCCCACTACCTGCAGGCCCTCGACGTGCAGCGCAAGGCCAACGAGATCGTCACCATCCTGGGGTCCAAGACCCCCCACATCCAGAACGTGGCGGTGGGCGGCGTGGCCAACGCCATCAACCTGGACAGCCAGTCGGCGCTCAACATGGAGCGCCTGTACCACATCAAGACCATCATCGACCAACTGGGCGACTTCATCGGCAACGCCTACCTGGTGGACGTGGCGGCCGTGGGGGCCAACTATCCCGAATGGACCACCTATGGCGCCGGCATCACCAACTACCTGTCGGTCCCCGACATGCCCCTGGACACCAAGGGCACCAAATTCGAACTGCCGGGCGGCTTCATCGAAGGCGGCGACATCGCCAACTTCAAGCCGATCGCCAACTATCAGGACAAGTACTTCGAAGGCGGCGTCAAGGAAAGCGTCAAGCACTCCTGGTACCAGGGCGGCAAGGGCGCCCTGCATCCCTACCAGGGCGAGACCGTTCCCCAGTACACGGACTTCGAGGACAACGGCAAGTACTCCTGGGTCAAGTCGCCCACCTTCTACGACAAGCGCGCCCAGGTGGGGCCGCTGGCCAACGTGCTCTGCATGTACGCCGCCGGCCACGAGCCCACCAAACGCTACCTGACCAAGGTGATCGACACCGTGAGTGCGCTGCTGGGCAGTCCGCTGCCGCTTGCGGCGCTGCATTCCACCATCGGCCGCCACGCGGCGCGCGCCGTGCGTTGCGCGGTGCTCCACGAGGCGCTGAACAACCAGTGGAACCTGCTGGTGCAGAATCTGGGCAAGGGGGATCTGGCGATCTTCAACCCGCCCAGCTTCCCCAAGGGCGAGGTGCGCGGCTTCGGCTACCACGAGGCGCCGCGCGGCACTCTTTCGCACTGGTGCGTCATCGAGGCCGGCAAGATCAAGAACTACCAGTGCGTGGTGCCCACCACCTGGAACGCCGGGCCGCGCGACGAGAACGACGCCATCGGCCCCTACGAGGCCTCGCTGATGGACAATCCCATCGCCAATCCCGAACTGCCGCTGGAGGTGCTGCGCACGGTCCATTCCTTCGATCCGTGCCTCGCCTGCGCCATCCACCTGACCGACACCCGGACCGACAAGGCCATCGCGGTGAAGGTGCTCTGA